A single region of the Bacteroidales bacterium genome encodes:
- a CDS encoding phage antirepressor protein: PQAYWRKLKQRLLIEGNETVTNCHALKMEASDGKMRLTDVADTEQLLVKEYE, encoded by the coding sequence CCACAGGCTTACTGGAGAAAATTAAAGCAACGTTTACTAATTGAAGGAAATGAAACCGTGACGAATTGTCACGCTTTGAAAATGGAAGCCAGCGACGGAAAAATGCGCCTTACCGATGTTGCTGATACCGAGCAACTGCTAGTAAAAGAATATGAATAA